In Larimichthys crocea isolate SSNF chromosome XI, L_crocea_2.0, whole genome shotgun sequence, the sequence ACCAGGTTGGCTGCTGTCTGCCCTCGTCCTGATTTCAGAGTCATCCGAATGTGGTGCTTCTTCTCCAGCCAGCTCTCCACTTGTTTCAGCTTGGTGGTGAGGTCGTGAGCTGCGATGCCAGTTGTAAACGTGAGCTCTTTCACCTGCACGGGGGCTGCAAATATGAATACGATGAGTACAATTTCATATGCTGTGTTTCACGTACAGTGTGCACAACTGGTTGCTCTAAGATCTGTTGGATGTTACTGAGATGGAACTAGTCGCAAGGTCCTTTACAAAGTAATGGGGTACACAAGACTGAAgactgcaaacaaacaggatGCGTTGCTGCCGTGAAAACGCGGGTTTTTCCACTCATTTCAGTGCGTTTTGGCTGCGGCAGTGTGGACTGCAGAGGTGTCCACACAAAAATGTGGCAGAGAAGTCGAGTAGGATCCAACTTTTGAAAAAATCGCAGTGCAACATCACGCTGTGGCCACCAATCAGACAAtcagatcagtcaaacctccacagtcgcCTGAAATATGTCTGAAACTAACTgaatctaaactctgatactttACTTGTTGTGctctgactttgtttgtttcatgaagcagcttctaaatcggAGTCTGACTCGTAATTTAAGCTGCAAAGTAGTGAAACgaaggtttgtgtttgttcaaaaataaaattaatccTCAGGAATACAACTGAACTGAAATACATACGTGGTCTGGCTTTCAGTTTCTCCCGTAGTTTCAGCTGCTCTTCATGGACTTGTTTGCCGCTCATCAGCCTGTAGACTGGAGGATCTTTGTGTTCACTGAGCACCACCAGTTTGAGACCCTCCTTGTCCATGATTTGAATCACTTGTGCGCGGTGCATGACGCCCAGGTTCTCGCCCGTGTCGCTTATCACCTGTATCAGACGGTGCGGGATCTTGCGGCCGACAGTACTGATCGTGGCGTGAGCTCGGGgatcctgcttcttcttcttctgtggagtCGCCTCTGTGTCGCTTTCAGCAGTGGAGAACGGAGACCACCTCCAGGAGGAAGCGATGATGTTGGCTCTTTCGCTGCATACGGTAAATCTCGATGACGGTGTCCGGCAGCCAGGGCTGCCGCCACACACAGCTCTCACTGTGCGGCTTAGCAGCCACCTCACACAACCTGCAGACATGTCCTGGATacaaagagagaggagctgagCTGCCAGATCTGTTATATCAAACTCAATATTTCAGGAGATTGTGAATGAgatgcattttatattttactgagagcttgttttaaaatgaagtaatttaaacatgaaatcatctAACCACACtttgaatgaaatcaaactgaagaAGTAGCTGGCATGTTACCTAAAATatcttgtttcaatatcagcctgatacgtCATTCACGTAGCGCACGCATACATCCATGACTGCAATCGCGGCTCCAGACAGGaaatacatccatccatcttctgcAACCGCTTATTCTGATCAGGGTCACcatggggctggagcctatcccagctgacttagggcaagaggcggtgtacaccctggacaagtcaccacgTGTGGATCAGGACCAACACTcgctctggttcttgaactggtGTGTTCAACATTACAACAGGAATAAACCTGCTTCCTGCTTAAACTGTCGGATCAGCCTACGCTGAAAGGAGCTGCTGGACTTTAATGCAGTCAATGTCAAAACAGTGCTACTTGGAGAGTTGAATATTTGATTGTATgtctggagtttgcatgttctccaggtgtctgtgtgggtttaacaggttaattggtgccTCTgaattgtccgtaggtgtgaatgtgagcatgaatggttggttgtctccatgtgtcagcactgtgatgaactgcagacttgtccagggtgtaaccCGCCTATCTCTCTCCTTAAGTCTGCTGGAAAAGGCTCCACtaaccctgatgaggacaagcGGTTACAGATGTTGTAGTCCATGCAAAAACTCTTTCGTCCCCCCGGCCATAAGACAATGACATGACAATCTCATTCTGTCAACGTCACTTTTGACTCTGTCTGCACTACCTCTGTTTTATGTTGTGACCCAGATTCATtgtctacagcctaatttaattctatttgtagttttatttcttatttctatcaacaactttttactttttatatagttttctatttgtaacgATCTTAGcaaaggtttaatttaaatgtagatTTATCTTATAGGTAaactgtaatatatatttactgtgttataggttaactttaatgtatataatatatatttactgtgttataggttaactttaatgtatatttactgtttttataggttaactttaatgtatcttcactgtgttataggttaactttaatgtatatttactgtgtttataggttaactttaatgtatatttactgtgtttataggttaactttaatgtatatttactgtgtttataggttaactttaatgtatgtttactgtgtttataggttaactttaatgtatgttcactgtgtttataggttaactttaatttatgttcactgtgtttataggttaactttaatttatgttcactgtgtttataggttaactttaatttatgttcactgtgtttataggttaactttaatttatgttcactgtgtttataggttaactttaatttatgttcactgtgtttataggttaactttaatttatgttcactgtgtttataggttaactttaatttatgttcactgtgtttataggttaactttaatttatgtttactgtgtttataggttaactttaatttatgtttactgtgtttataggttaactttaatttatgtttactgtgtttataggttaactttaatttatgtttactgtgtttataggttaactttaatttatgtttactGGGTTTATAGGTTAACGTTAAtgtatgttcactgtgtttcaTGCTGCTGGATGATTGAATTTCCCTCGGGATcaacaaacaatgttttgtaTCATGACTGTCATCTGCCAGAACCAGtacaaatatatttacaatCAAGGTATTAATATAGCTCCTGACTGACGCTGCATTGGCCTTTGTAGGTATTATGTCAGATAAACCTATGTTATATGTTAataatcaatcagtcagtcatttatttatttatttaatttttcagGTTAGACACACCTGATATCACAAAAATATGcataaaaatttaatttaatttctgctTCATGACCAGAATCTTGTTTTAAACTTGAATTTGTCTAAGCCTCTATTATAAAATCGTCCAATTAAACCACCCTATAAGtcaccacacacatcacaaacagGGACTTATTCTATCACATAActcttttaaagttttacacttttatttgtGCTTCAGTGAGGCTCCTTCACGTGTTATTCTGTAACAGCCTGTGAAAAATCTAACATTTACTATAAAGTCCATGAGTACTGTTATCCCGAACTGACCGACAGACATGAGTAACTCATAAAACGCTTTGCAGTGCATGCATGCTGCAAAATGAACATGTCAACATTAAATTGTGAGAGTTTAGACTTGGAGTCTGGAGATGACCGACAGAGCTGCTCACAGTTTAATGTCGGGCTGACATTGTGGAGACATTAATGCACATGCAAATGATCAGATCTGAGCTACAAACGCTGATCTCGTCTGTAAACAAACCCCCCGATCCTGTCTTatgttgcagctgcagctgtgtaCTCACTGTAGATCAATGTCGTTAACTcatgctctctgctgcagggtGACTGTTAtgtcttcttcctccatctatgctgcttcttcttcctttttttaggGCAGTTTGCATCCTTTGAGTTGCATTACTGCCCTCTATTGACTTTACTCGTCCaaactagtgatgggaagttcgttttttgggggggagtcggatcatttgactcaccgAGAAGActcggctctttcggctcccaaacagctcttcattttaccacttatacaGTAGTTGAATAGGGCTATTTATTATATGCCAACACTACCTCTTTAggattaaacatgaaacattcagcATGATCAAGAAATGATTATCTCATGACACACCTGTTCATTGTAAACCATTccaggtgatgaagatgatgatgagtgTGCAATGTTGTCACCAAAGACAAAGGAGGCTACTTTGaacagttttagtttgtttgaacactgttttttattaccacataattccatatgtgttccttaatgtcttcagtgttcacctataatatagaaaataataataaaatgaaaaaaaagaagaaaaaccacTGAATGAGAAGCTGTGTCTTTAAATAAGTGTGTGCATATCACACTGTATTATTCTATTatgagcatgtttttttgtgcatgaaGTGTTGTATTATTCTATTatgagcatgtttttttgtgcatgaaGTGTTAGGATCTATATGATTATTCTAATGTCTAGAAATATTATGTTAGGATtatgacatttttgtttaacatgttttctgttttgatgaTGGTATTTCAGGCAAAGAGACATTAAGAAATAAATGCTGTGTCTTTAAATAATAAGGTTGTTTACACAAGTACACATCACAACCACCATTTATTCCATGGCTTTCACTTCATGGTCATCCCACCGTGATGTTATTTTCATAGAAGAGCATAACGTGTCATGACGTATCAGGAACTGTGaatttgcaaaacaaaattGGTGCAGCAGGCAGCTATGCAAAATATTGATCTGACCAAAAGGTTCTGTAGCTCTTGTTTAGTGCTGCCACTTCACTTCAgccagagaagaggaagaattAAAACGTGGAAGAGTTTTGACTGAAAAAGTACTTTGGAACAATATTTGCTATTCATCTACTGGATCATACATCTTGAACTTGAGACTTTATGCCATCGGCAGAGCATGAAGTGGATTACTTGGCTTTTGTTTGTGGCGATTCTGGGGATTGGGATTGAGATGAGTAAGTAGACATGATTTCCATGTACTAAATCCTGACAGGAACCTAGTATAGtaacttcttttatttaaagatatGTTATtggtattttcttctttttatttattagagtgtgggaaaaacaaaaacaaaaacaaagataacgattctctaccaggtgagctaccaagGTGCTGCTATTATAGTAAAGTGTGTGCATATCGCACTGTATTATTCTATTatgagcatgtttttttgtgcatgaaGTGTTAAGATCTATATGGTTATTGTAATGTCTAGAAATATTATGTTAGGATtatgacatttttgtttaacatgttttctgttttgatgaTGGTATTTCAGGCAAAGAGACATTAAGAAATGAATGTTTCGCTAAGGGACAGGCAAGTTTTGTTGTTATTGACATGTTCACCGGCGTCATCAAGAGAAATTTCGGTCAGGGTGAGTCTCCAATTAtaagaaacatttacagtagttgttgattttttttacaagctaTAGGAAATGGGGCTGTGGCCATTCAGAAAGGCAAAAACTTTTTACCTAGGATGTGCTTCGATGACACTACTAGTTTGCTTGCAAAACACTGataacctgtctctctctcagtggaTGCTGGGATAGCTACCAGTTTAGACCAAATGACCAGATCATATTCCTTTTGCATCAATTGAACTGCTGTAAATTATTCTGattttatcatttgtttttgcattttgtttgtaaGTCATCCTGCTTTTGTGTAACTGATGTAAAATAACGTGTAAAAGTATGTAAGAGATGTACCGTATGAGTTTTACTGCTTGACATACAAAGGTGGCATATTTCTTTATCTCTCAGGCAAAAAAATTTGCGCAGTTTTTGTGAAAAATTGTTCATCATCAAGTGAAAACATGACGAAAGAGTGGCCTGAAATGGATTGTGATGGCCGACTGAAAATTTCAAAATGGCATGTTCAAAGGGAATTGCTTCTGCATGTCCTACGTGGGAGGCGGTGCAACAACACAGTAGCTGACCTCAAATTGAAAAGTGATgttacacacgcacacacacacacacacacacacatatatatatacatacatacatacatacatacatacatacatacattaaattaaatatgcaaatatttatatgattaaatatacatttttatacaaacataaaagttgattatttgtttatgttaatataAATTTCTCTTATAATCCAAATTCAGAGTGTGACTCTCAGGCACAAGACCCAGGTAAGCCCATCATCCGACTGTGTTGGtcattcttctctctttttcttcccttttaaAGTTCAAGATGtaaaaattaaatgataaaacagagctaatttaaatttaattacaTCTGGAAATGTGtatcttttacattttagttaAATAATTTGGAACTATTTAGATCCAAAGTGGAAAGTTTCCAATGTGATATGCCTTAATAGCATTGGCACACCTATATTTCTCCtctttatatttcttctttacTGTGGATGTGTACTAAATTCAGACTCTTTTCATTAATAGAAACATGCAATGTTACATGTTTGGACACAAAGAACATATGTAAATCGTCTTACAGTGCTACATCATGCAGCAACACTGGTGAGTTCTCTTCAGATAAGCAAACaacaaatgtgtaaatgttacttctatcatttctgttttgttttgtttttttttgctgtttttttttttgttttttcaagttgTCGAAAAGGCTAGCTTGAGATAAAACTAGATGTCACTCCCTTTCAGGTCAAGATTCAAAGGACAAGTACATCATCaacttaaatgacaaaaaatgtattaactGTGATAATCCAGTTAAACAGCCTGAGGCAACTTTGACTTCTGAAGATCTCAATCTCACGACGTTTGAAGAGCAAGGAAAAGTCAGTTCTTCCCAAGCTGTGTAAGTTATGTtccataaattaaaaaaaatagatatttgaTATAGATATTTATGGAAATATGTATGAAATTGAAACATTTTGCATGTGAGATGAATTAAACTAAACCAAGAGTTGTTTGGTGCCCGGTGGCCTCAAGCATTGATTTTAGAACAAagaatatgtaatgtaatatatgtgtaaaaatggaccttaaaaaaatgtttgcaaacccttttttgaaaatatacagtattattgCAATGATTACAGAGTTGCCTGCATGACCTATATCAATGCTCTATTTGTCAACAGCGAAGTCATGGGAAAAATGTCCGACCTTGTCTCTAACCTCAACGAGTCTTCAGCTGCAGTGAGTCTAGGAAATGGAGTCCAGGGTATCATAGTAAGAGAAACGGAGCCCGAGGACGTGGATGAAATCTCCTTTGCTTATTCGTCTCCAGTTAGCGAGCTGAATGTGGGTGCATTACTTTTATCTGACCTTCACATATGTTACATATCAACAGAATAACAGAGTAGAACTCTCAATATAGacttacagtatgtttttgGATGGGACTATGGGACttggaaaacatttgttttggattaacattttgggaaatacttgCTTTCTTGCTTTTTATAGAGTCAGTACATGTTTAGCACAGCAGTGGCTGGTGGGAATGGCATTAGTTTTGCAAGTATTTGGTCATTAAAAAAGCTAATTAAAGAAGAAAGTTATCACACAATTTTACTCCAAACCTAAAAAGCTGATGCTTGATCCCACCGGGCACAGCTGCGACGGGTTCTGGGTGCGGCCGCCAGAGTTGTTCATGACTGTCATGAATGTAAAATGCTTCGTCACGGCTGCAAAGTCACAGAGCTGAGCGTGGTGGGGTGCCCACTGCCCAAATCAGTATAGGAGTCAACCCCTGGTGACCGTAAATGTACAACATTTCATGGTAAAGCTGGCTGAGTGACCAAGAGATCACCCACAGAGCCATGCTAATAATTACATCAATATTTGATTTTAGGGTGAGCTTCAGTGTGTCGCATCAGAGTTACCATTGAACCTGTACAGTGACCAAACCCCAAAACCCAATCAGAGTGAATCTGGCAATCCAACAACGTGTTACCCATctctcaatattttttttatcttctctaACCTGTTTGTGACActagttaaataaaaaaaatagtagtAAGTACTTTCCTATAATTGGACTTGGAGTTAAAGTGAATAGTTTTATAACTCTTTAGACTTAACTGCTGCATTGCACACAATTTTGACAATACGAACCACTTATGTCCTGTGCTCTTCCCTGCAGATtatagaggaaagaaaagaactgGAAAAATTCTCAAGATCTGTCACAGTGTCAAAAGAAGCATTTGAAGAAGCTCTTAAGATGAACATTAGCGTACCATTTGCAGCTGTTTTCCGATTCATCAACATGTCCAAGGTAAGAATTATGAGAGACTTTCAGTGACACTgtagatatatctatatacttATATACATATTTGTTAATGTTACAATTTTCCCCCCCATTTTTTTAGGACGAGAAAAACAGCACTGTTTTAGGTAATGAGATTTTAGCCGTTGAAATGGGAACCACAATTTCCAATCTCACAGACAAAATCGggattaatttttttaatatggaCTACGTAAGTAAAGTACATtatcaaatgtgttttgagCTTTTCTTTTACCAACCATGAGCATCATTTTTAATGCAGTTCTGTTGTTTTGCTTGCAGGAAGGATATCCGTTTTGTCATTCATGGAATGGtgaaggtattttttttttccagttgctaatTTGCAAGTTGCTGTAAGATATTGCTTAAAAGAATTGCAAGATTATACTTTCACCAAGCAACCTTGGCAACCTCtgcagctgtgaagtgaagccaatgcagaagtgccaaaaacaactgcagttcctcaaacgtccacttgaggctggctacagaacgagtcagtctccataagtccccatgttaaaatgtccaacttcacagcagaaataaacatgtttacagcctggtacaaaaaacagttttggtctctatagctaagttccacgttcatgacaactgtaccaagggtgaatttatatggaactcacctgttcaaattatattaaggcttaaagttatgaataatgaACAACCTGGCTGCTTTAACTGACAGATAGGTGACAtaacaggtggcttgtttgagtaactagacttcattcagcccacctcagctcctcAATATTTGAGCGTGGGATATAATGATAAAAGTTGAATGTGGTATCACAGCGTGTTAGGAAACAATATTTGCTGTTAGATTTTTAccatttttcatgtttgattttttttttttatatacaaaacaaaagttagaATTGGATTTTAAACTCCTGAACTTGAAGTGTCGATGCCAATTTCAGCTCTGCACTATTTTACAATTCTTGTCTTTCAGGAAGCCGACCAAACTGGACCGACGAGGGATGTGAGACAATACAAAATGGAACAAACATTACATGCCGCTGttcacatttgacattttttgccattttactggtgtgttttatttcttctgaaatatttttgtgaTATACATTCGAAGTGGAATACAAATATTTAACCTCAGCACCGCACTACCTCCTGATTACTGATatcaaacattacattttttgcTCTTTGCAGACACCTCTTAACGAAACCATCTCTAGCACTGACCTGAGCAATCTCACCATTATCACACAAGTTGGCTGCGGGTTGTCCATGTTCTTCCTCGGCATAGTCCTCTTCATGCACTGCCTTCTGACGTAAggataatatattataatacatttGAGATTAAATAGATTTAATCTAAAATTAAATAGATTTCCAAGAAATTTTCCAGGAAGCTCTCAGGAAAGTACGGCCACGTAGAATACAGTATTACTGTCCAAAATAAAGGTTGAAATTATGTTCCAAAGCCTTCTTTATACAAGTAAGAATAATATGACATTGTAAAATtactaaatgtatttattcagtcatttatttctgttcatACATTGAGTTAAATCTGAATATACTGAACCTAAAAACACTAGACTTGCCCTAAGTAATCAACCATGTGTAAGTACTGCAGAATCTAAACTATCTGATCACCAGGGTTGTTTAAAAATATGGAGATCATGTTATAGATAGATGTAAATATGGTTGCTTAGGTGTTTCTTAGGAGTTTTTTCctgtacaaaaaagaaaagacgagAGACTGAAGTCTTAGTTTCAGTCCCAAATAGTAGAAACAGAGTAAAGATGTATATAGAGATTCACAgttgccaacacacacacaaatattatgCCATCCGAGTACACGAAAATAACATCTCAGGCCAATAGGTGTATTGTTCGACAGTGGCTAATGTGGTGGAAGTTTGTAAGTAAAGCTGCTTTCCGGTATTAGTAGAACATGGAAATGAGACTGGTGAATAGTACCTTCATTGTGGGAGTGCTATGGAAATGATACATGTTATGTATCTGATGAAAGCCTGGTGAAAACATCCCATCATTTCCTCATCCTGTCATTTAACAGTCTCTGTTGCACCTTTGCATTACACAAATGAGGAATAGAAGGTTTTCAatatgatctctctctctctgcccacagGAAAAATAAGGCCAGTTTGTCCACAAAGATGCTCATCAACCTGGTGGTGGCCATGTTCCTGCTGAACTTCACTTTCCTGATCAACAACTTTGTGGCCTCACTGAAGAACTCCGTGGGTTGTAAGATCATGGCGGCTGTCATGCACTACTTTATGTTGGCCACATTCACTTGGTTTTCAGTACAAGCCTTCCACCTCTGCCTGCAGCTGTACATGATGGGAAAAGTTGTAATCAATCGCTACTTGCTCAAAGTCTGTATTATCAGTTGGGGTGAGTGCCGATATTTATATTCTACTATTTGACCCGATCATGGCTATCGCATTTGtaattttccatttctgtttccAGTCCTACCGGGTATCTTTGTGATTGCCCTGCTCAGCACAGGGAAATATGGCGAACAATTCATCAACACTGATGACAATAATGGAAACGCCATGTGAGTCTTCAAATAAAGTCTGAACAATCATACAGTAGAGCCATGTTTCCGTTCCTTTACTAatggttttttttctgtcccaaGGTGCTGGATCACTGACAATGACACCCACTACATTGTCAACATAGGCTACTATGTGGTGGTCTTCATCTTCACCTTTACTACTTTTATCATCACAATGTCCTGGCTCTTCTGTCTCCAGAGAACCAACACaggcaaaacacaaaatgacacaagtGGCCCAAGCATTGTAACTATCATGGGACTGTGTTGCTTGCTGGGTATCACATGGGGTTTTGCCTTCTTTGCCTACGGCCCCCTTCGGATGCCCTCCTACTACATTTTCACGATCCTCAATTCTTTCCAAGGTATCCACAACGGTGATCCAGCATgaattttgtattattttgttaagCCTATTTTATATCATAGATTTTTACTGCTTTACTCACACTATACAGCTGctttaaatattatttccaCAACAGATGAATAGACTGTGTAATATGAAAGGGgtcacacactgcagagctTTACTGTTGTGCTCGAGTCTTCCAGCAAAATGCACTGCccattatttaaaataactcTCCACTTGTtgacatatttgtttttgtttcaaaattcacttatttgatttttgttcCGTAGCTTTGGCTAAAACATGGATCTTATATTTTTCCCCCAATTTTTCACAGATTGGATGACCTATGTGTACATTAGAAACAAGTGTAACGTATTAATTTCCATCTTTCTTTGCCGGCAGGTTTCTTCTTGTTCATCTATTACTACAAGAGCACCCGCTCCCAAAACATAAAGGGTGGCGACAGGTCAaccatcaacagcagcagcagcaccaccactcTTAAAACCAGCCTGGACATCTTGGAGAACCCctacataaaaaaatagatccttcaaagacaaacaggatGGGTTGAAGAGACAGTAGCGAAAGAAGTTCTCAGGTAGCATCAAAACATACTTGCAGAATGGtccatttcaaaataatatacAGTGCTTGACAAATTTATTAGACCTGTCAGAGACCATCCAGCATCATGAAGTGGTTTGATACAGACTATTTCATTTTCAGCGAGCTCTCGACTTTTGAACAGGAATGAGGAATTTCAAACTCAATACACAAATTTGAGCCGGCTCACTGGGCTTCTCTGAGAAGTTAGAAATTAATCAAGCATAACATTCAACCACTAAAACTAATTCTT encodes:
- the LOC104925682 gene encoding adhesion G-protein coupled receptor G2, producing MGKMSDLVSNLNESSAAVSLGNGVQGIIVRETEPEDVDEISFAYSSPVSELNIIEERKELEKFSRSVTVSKEAFEEALKMNISVPFAAVFRFINMSKDEKNSTVLGNEILAVEMGTTISNLTDKIGINFFNMDYEGYPFCHSWNGEGSRPNWTDEGCETIQNGTNITCRCSHLTFFAILLTPLNETISSTDLSNLTIITQVGCGLSMFFLGIVLFMHCLLTKNKASLSTKMLINLVVAMFLLNFTFLINNFVASLKNSVGCKIMAAVMHYFMLATFTWFSVQAFHLCLQLYMMGKVVINRYLLKVCIISWVLPGIFVIALLSTGKYGEQFINTDDNNGNAMCWITDNDTHYIVNIGYYVVVFIFTFTTFIITMSWLFCLQRTNTGKTQNDTSGPSIVTIMGLCCLLGITWGFAFFAYGPLRMPSYYIFTILNSFQGFFLFIYYYKSTRSQNIKGGDRSTINSSSSTTTLKTSLDILENPYIKK
- the mtif3 gene encoding translation initiation factor IF-3, mitochondrial, with the translated sequence MSAGCVRWLLSRTVRAVCGGSPGCRTPSSRFTVCSERANIIASSWRWSPFSTAESDTEATPQKKKKQDPRAHATISTVGRKIPHRLIQVISDTGENLGVMHRAQVIQIMDKEGLKLVVLSEHKDPPVYRLMSGKQVHEEQLKLREKLKARPPPVQVKELTFTTGIAAHDLTTKLKQVESWLEKKHHIRMTLKSGRGQTAANLDTTLEEMVQQMGVMVGFVSKPKVVRDGRAAMCVLRPPSAKELSQKGKKETATSQTDNATPSKTVSNTDTTEETLQQ